A window from Variovorax sp. PBL-E5 encodes these proteins:
- a CDS encoding glycosyltransferase, with protein MTAAAGFDVLLCTHQLNAELRRALASCFDQTLKPGSLVLVVNGLQIGDAEQAYLDDLVRTWPALRVLTTPVRGLIFSLNLGLHACRAPLVARMDADDLALPHRFERQVAWMQSHPETTILGTWYDHVDARGQVTRSLQLPIEDARIRRALFWGNPLCHPSVMYRRQAILDLGGYHGGLHAEDYDLWLRASRRLDCGFANLPEVCLHYNAASTGDARGSRQAYASVLASQARQLVTGGGLLWAPALLWTLAKLLFRSA; from the coding sequence ATGACAGCCGCCGCCGGGTTCGATGTCCTCCTGTGCACGCACCAGTTGAATGCCGAGCTGCGACGCGCGCTGGCTTCCTGCTTCGACCAGACCCTGAAACCAGGCAGCCTCGTGCTGGTCGTGAACGGCCTGCAGATCGGCGACGCGGAGCAGGCCTATCTGGACGATCTCGTGCGCACATGGCCCGCATTGCGCGTGCTGACGACGCCGGTCCGCGGCCTGATCTTCAGTCTCAATCTGGGCCTTCATGCGTGCCGGGCGCCGCTGGTGGCGCGCATGGACGCCGACGATCTGGCACTGCCGCATCGCTTCGAGCGACAGGTCGCATGGATGCAATCGCACCCGGAAACCACGATCCTGGGGACCTGGTACGACCATGTCGATGCGCGCGGGCAAGTGACGCGAAGCCTGCAGCTGCCGATCGAAGACGCGCGGATTCGCCGCGCGCTGTTCTGGGGCAACCCGCTGTGCCATCCCAGCGTGATGTACCGCCGCCAGGCCATTCTGGATCTGGGCGGCTACCACGGAGGACTGCACGCCGAGGACTACGACCTGTGGCTGCGCGCCAGCCGCCGGCTCGATTGCGGCTTCGCCAATCTGCCGGAGGTCTGTTTGCACTACAACGCGGCTTCGACGGGCGACGCGCGCGGGTCTCGCCAGGCCTATGCCTCGGTGCTGGCCAGTCAGGCGCGACAGTTGGTCACGGGCGGTGGCTTGCTGTGGGCGCCGGCGCTTCTGTGGACCTTGGCGAAGCTGCTGTTTCGCTCAGCGTGA
- a CDS encoding class I SAM-dependent methyltransferase encodes MFFPQRICSIPNGAKVLEIGPGSTPFAGATHYLELSMATEEERVRQRGDVVAAPEFRGKPVSFYDGGRFPFADDAFGYVIASHVIEHVPSPELFMQEIFRVGSGRGYLEFPQMTYEYMFDFDVHRHVVGYEPRTRLLSYIPKADLPFKAFEPVTARLRPMLENNWMDVIKLNPDYFFQGFEFDAPFEVRRASSVDALMSPEEKLSRRSRWAGAISQILTRLI; translated from the coding sequence ATGTTCTTTCCGCAACGCATCTGCTCCATTCCGAACGGCGCCAAGGTTCTGGAGATTGGCCCGGGATCGACTCCGTTTGCCGGCGCCACCCACTACCTGGAGCTCAGCATGGCGACAGAGGAAGAGCGGGTGCGCCAGCGCGGTGATGTGGTCGCAGCGCCTGAATTCCGGGGCAAGCCAGTCTCGTTCTACGATGGTGGTCGATTCCCCTTTGCCGATGATGCGTTCGGCTACGTCATTGCCTCTCACGTGATCGAGCACGTGCCGTCGCCCGAGCTTTTCATGCAAGAGATTTTTCGCGTGGGCTCAGGGCGGGGCTATCTGGAGTTTCCCCAGATGACCTACGAGTACATGTTCGACTTCGATGTTCATCGCCATGTTGTCGGCTATGAACCCCGGACGCGGCTTCTTTCCTACATTCCGAAGGCCGATCTTCCGTTCAAGGCCTTCGAACCCGTGACAGCCAGGTTGCGCCCGATGCTGGAAAACAATTGGATGGATGTGATCAAGCTGAATCCGGACTACTTCTTTCAAGGATTCGAGTTCGATGCGCCATTCGAGGTACGACGGGCGAGTTCGGTCGACGCCTTGATGAGTCCTGAAGAAAAACTCTCGCGGCGATCCCGCTGGGCCGGCGCCATCAGCCAGATACTCACCAGGCTCATTTGA
- a CDS encoding lipopolysaccharide biosynthesis protein: MKSKLVESIFFNYFGTIAAALGPLLALPVYLGVLGKAQWGMMSVVMTIMALLIMVDGGLSQVLVREFALRSREHGQQSQPVRSLLASCQALYGALAVALALALAMSSGWIARHWLNLTADVHSQEATQLLMTSALLVGTQLFAALPRSLLLAVDLHRPLNVSIAIGHVFRYGVGAGVVWLWHSLQWLLVWYVIVAVAEGAVRYAMAWRAVGTHGWRGSASWPEIRYLLPGAVKMSLAVVLSGLTTQMDKLILTKMVTLDQVGIYAIASSAALGLLSLTYPMIQAIFPTLLAVHGNKSQIRKIFLTWLTLGVAGAALTMALYIWLGHAVLNLWLRNDEIAVAVYPVLLVLLIGTLLNVIYQVGYVGWMLEANYRMPLIISICSVVLTALLTPVLVRHEGIMGAAAGWLLINALGLLLSLSWFRKIV, from the coding sequence TTGAAATCCAAACTCGTCGAGTCCATATTCTTCAACTACTTCGGAACCATCGCCGCCGCGCTGGGACCGCTGCTGGCGCTCCCTGTCTACCTGGGCGTGCTCGGCAAGGCCCAGTGGGGAATGATGAGCGTGGTGATGACCATCATGGCGCTCCTGATCATGGTGGATGGCGGTCTTAGTCAGGTCCTTGTGCGAGAGTTCGCACTCCGGTCGCGTGAGCATGGCCAGCAGTCGCAGCCGGTTCGATCCTTGTTGGCAAGCTGCCAGGCTCTGTACGGCGCGCTCGCCGTGGCATTGGCACTCGCATTGGCGATGTCCAGCGGTTGGATTGCCAGGCACTGGCTCAATCTGACTGCCGACGTGCATTCCCAGGAGGCCACGCAACTGCTGATGACGAGCGCACTGCTAGTCGGGACACAGCTCTTCGCCGCATTGCCTCGCAGTTTGCTTCTCGCTGTGGATCTGCATCGTCCTCTCAATGTCTCGATCGCAATTGGACATGTGTTTCGCTATGGCGTGGGCGCGGGGGTCGTCTGGTTGTGGCATTCGCTGCAATGGCTGTTGGTTTGGTATGTGATCGTCGCGGTGGCCGAGGGTGCGGTGCGCTATGCCATGGCATGGCGTGCTGTCGGCACGCACGGCTGGCGAGGCAGCGCTTCCTGGCCGGAGATCAGATACCTGCTGCCCGGCGCGGTGAAGATGTCGCTGGCGGTGGTCCTTTCGGGCCTCACGACGCAAATGGACAAGCTGATCCTCACCAAGATGGTGACCCTGGACCAGGTCGGCATCTACGCGATCGCATCAAGCGCGGCCCTGGGGCTGCTGTCTTTGACATACCCTATGATTCAGGCGATCTTTCCGACACTGCTTGCTGTCCATGGCAACAAATCACAGATACGCAAGATCTTTCTGACTTGGTTGACGCTGGGGGTGGCGGGCGCCGCATTGACGATGGCCCTCTACATTTGGCTGGGTCATGCAGTGCTGAATCTGTGGTTGCGCAACGACGAAATTGCAGTTGCCGTCTATCCTGTATTGCTGGTGTTGTTGATAGGAACTCTGCTCAATGTCATCTACCAGGTCGGCTATGTCGGATGGATGCTGGAGGCAAACTACAGGATGCCGTTGATCATCAGCATTTGCTCCGTGGTGCTCACTGCATTGCTGACCCCCGTGCTGGTGAGGCATGAGGGAATCATGGGAGCCGCCGCGGGATGGTTGTTGATCAACGCGCTCGGCTTGCTGTTGAGCCTGAGTTGGTTTCGCAAGATTGTTTGA
- a CDS encoding alpha-1,2-fucosyltransferase, whose amino-acid sequence MLDLSALESTSRRVTRRHYELSAYAIHARPATRAEALKCRRAMRWGRPGAWMTRLDVLTESPALYPNLLRETRGDTLLAGFWQSETCFARYATEISQDLVPLRALSSQSQKLGEAVASRPSAAIHVRRGDYVNLPSAARFHGTLPMAYYQEAARRIEDRHGPPLWVVFSDDIAWCRGALNFLHGEIVFVDHNQGLDAWQDLQLMSLCRHHIIANSSFSWWGAWLSERRGRAEQMICAPSAWFVHDDPYAQYRIPKRWTRV is encoded by the coding sequence GTGCTCGATCTCTCGGCCCTGGAATCCACCAGCAGGCGAGTCACACGCCGACACTATGAGTTGAGCGCGTACGCTATTCACGCGCGTCCTGCGACACGGGCCGAAGCGCTGAAGTGCCGGCGTGCCATGCGTTGGGGCAGACCCGGCGCATGGATGACGCGGCTCGACGTATTGACCGAGTCCCCAGCGCTCTATCCGAACCTGCTTCGAGAGACGCGAGGCGACACCTTGCTCGCAGGCTTCTGGCAAAGCGAAACCTGCTTTGCCAGGTATGCGACGGAAATCAGTCAGGATCTGGTGCCACTGCGCGCGCTGTCTTCGCAAAGCCAGAAGCTGGGCGAAGCCGTAGCGTCCAGGCCTTCCGCGGCCATCCATGTGCGGCGCGGCGACTATGTCAATCTGCCATCTGCTGCGCGATTTCATGGCACCTTGCCGATGGCCTACTACCAGGAAGCTGCACGGCGCATCGAGGATCGCCACGGCCCGCCTCTGTGGGTCGTGTTCTCCGATGACATCGCATGGTGCCGTGGTGCGCTGAACTTCCTGCACGGCGAGATCGTGTTCGTCGACCACAACCAGGGCCTCGACGCCTGGCAGGATCTGCAGCTGATGTCGCTGTGCCGGCATCACATCATTGCGAACAGCTCGTTCAGCTGGTGGGGCGCATGGCTGTCCGAACGGCGCGGTCGGGCCGAGCAGATGATCTGCGCGCCGTCCGCCTGGTTCGTCCACGACGATCCCTATGCCCAATACCGGATTCCGAAGCGATGGACGAGAGTCTGA
- a CDS encoding FkbM family methyltransferase — MRLSYPLGSADMVFDLGGFVGDFSAAIHEKYSCTVYLFEPVLSFFAKCQARFASDEKIHCFNYGLSSSPQTLCISLDGDASSIARDTTGQLETIRLEQFDEFLDRFNIQEVALLKLNIEGGEFDVLEHLIETGKIARVRHLQVQFHDFARDAIARRNRIRAALARTHRQDWCYHFVWESWTRL, encoded by the coding sequence TTGCGACTGAGCTACCCGCTGGGGAGCGCGGACATGGTGTTCGATCTTGGCGGATTCGTCGGAGACTTCAGCGCGGCGATCCACGAGAAGTACAGTTGCACGGTCTATCTGTTCGAGCCTGTTCTAAGCTTCTTTGCCAAGTGCCAGGCGAGATTCGCAAGCGATGAAAAAATCCATTGCTTCAACTATGGCCTGTCTTCATCGCCGCAGACGCTGTGCATTTCGCTGGATGGTGATGCATCCTCGATTGCGCGCGACACCACGGGTCAACTGGAGACCATCCGCCTGGAGCAGTTCGACGAGTTTCTGGATCGATTCAATATTCAGGAAGTTGCGCTTCTGAAGCTCAACATCGAAGGCGGCGAGTTCGATGTACTGGAACACCTGATCGAAACAGGAAAGATCGCGCGGGTACGCCATCTGCAAGTCCAATTTCACGACTTTGCCCGGGATGCCATTGCGCGGCGTAATCGGATTCGGGCAGCATTGGCCCGTACGCACCGCCAAGACTGGTGCTATCACTTTGTGTGGGAATCATGGACGCGCTTGTGA
- a CDS encoding pilin, giving the protein MNRRSIARNVQKGFTLIELMIVVAIIGILAAVALPAYQDYTKRAKVTEIILAASSCRTSISEVYQTGTASVMTADNWGCESASQTSKYVMAVHTDLNGAIKVTAATGIDTNGVDGKFLTLVPTDSSGAPLTYGGTSQQVGSWRCGSAGDGTTIVQKYLPGSCRG; this is encoded by the coding sequence ATGAACCGTCGTTCCATCGCACGCAATGTGCAAAAGGGTTTCACCCTTATCGAGTTGATGATCGTTGTGGCGATCATTGGTATTTTGGCCGCTGTGGCGCTGCCGGCTTATCAGGACTACACCAAGCGGGCGAAGGTGACTGAAATTATTCTGGCGGCATCTTCTTGCCGTACCAGCATTTCCGAGGTCTATCAAACGGGCACGGCCTCGGTGATGACTGCCGACAACTGGGGCTGTGAATCGGCCAGCCAAACCTCCAAATATGTGATGGCCGTCCATACGGATCTGAATGGTGCTATCAAGGTCACCGCAGCAACTGGGATCGACACGAATGGTGTTGATGGCAAGTTCCTCACGCTTGTCCCCACGGATTCTAGTGGTGCGCCGCTGACCTACGGGGGTACCTCGCAACAGGTTGGTAGCTGGCGGTGTGGTTCTGCTGGTGATGGTACGACCATCGTGCAGAAGTACTTGCCTGGCTCTTGCCGCGGCTAA
- a CDS encoding PglL family O-oligosaccharyltransferase produces the protein MTEFLVALTAAAWLVPNHYLPWPAAWGDALAIIGLLLTLLVVRPAVGSVAGSRMSWQLSGVAVVCGMVIFVQFMTGKLLFAGDAVMAVLYVWLWVAAVLAGGAMVASSNRSDGLITLTGAWLFAALLSVGIALVQWTGALNLGIYAVDLPPGGRPFANVAQPNLFCTVCFLGLCGLLWLHQRQKVHDAGFWPSAVFLLLGMVMSQSRTGWLQIGLLVIWGLVLRERAGLRATRAQLLALGALFVAGALLWPKVCDALLLPAGRALNDQMRTGQRLPYWHAMLDAIGREPLWGYGWQQVGAAQQRVAQDHPIIGEYFEHSHNLILDLLLWNGVPFGGLIIGVLVWWFATRIRACQDARAAWLLAAAGGVITHGMLEYPLDYASFLIPVGLAMGAVDGLSPSKGASLWIPLRAKLLFTLMVSAVFVAVSVDYLKAEGNYRILRLESARIGTDRIVTPAVQLPVLTQLGAFLKFARTEATPGMQADQLERMRKVAERFGYPPVLFRYALALALNGQPVEAAHQIQILRHIWGDEMYVQLKEQVAGLAATKYPELKRLSLP, from the coding sequence TTGACGGAGTTCCTTGTCGCCCTGACTGCCGCCGCATGGCTGGTACCCAATCACTACTTGCCGTGGCCCGCGGCGTGGGGCGATGCATTGGCGATCATCGGATTGCTGTTGACATTGCTGGTGGTTCGTCCGGCGGTTGGTTCAGTCGCTGGTAGCCGCATGTCCTGGCAACTGTCAGGTGTGGCAGTCGTCTGTGGCATGGTGATTTTTGTTCAGTTCATGACTGGCAAGCTGCTCTTTGCCGGTGACGCTGTAATGGCCGTGCTCTATGTCTGGCTATGGGTAGCCGCCGTGCTGGCCGGTGGCGCAATGGTCGCTTCTTCCAATCGAAGCGATGGGTTAATCACTCTGACAGGGGCTTGGCTTTTTGCGGCGTTGTTGTCCGTCGGCATTGCGCTTGTGCAGTGGACTGGTGCTTTGAACCTGGGCATTTATGCGGTCGATTTGCCGCCCGGCGGTCGGCCATTCGCCAACGTTGCTCAACCCAATCTCTTCTGTACTGTGTGCTTTCTGGGGCTGTGCGGCTTGCTCTGGCTGCACCAGCGTCAAAAAGTGCACGATGCCGGTTTCTGGCCGAGTGCCGTCTTTTTGTTGCTGGGCATGGTGATGTCTCAGTCGCGTACAGGCTGGCTGCAAATTGGCTTGCTTGTCATCTGGGGGCTCGTCCTTCGGGAACGCGCAGGCCTGCGCGCCACGCGCGCGCAATTGTTGGCGCTGGGTGCGCTGTTTGTTGCAGGTGCGCTGCTATGGCCGAAGGTCTGTGATGCACTGCTGTTGCCGGCCGGGCGTGCCCTGAACGATCAGATGCGAACTGGACAGCGGTTGCCATATTGGCACGCGATGCTTGATGCGATTGGGCGAGAACCGCTGTGGGGCTACGGCTGGCAGCAGGTGGGCGCGGCCCAACAGCGCGTGGCGCAGGATCACCCGATCATCGGCGAGTATTTCGAGCACAGCCACAATTTGATCCTGGATCTGTTGTTGTGGAACGGCGTACCTTTTGGCGGCCTCATCATCGGGGTGCTGGTCTGGTGGTTTGCCACCCGCATACGTGCCTGCCAAGATGCGCGGGCCGCGTGGTTGCTGGCAGCGGCGGGAGGAGTCATTACTCACGGGATGCTCGAATATCCGTTGGACTACGCCAGCTTCTTGATTCCGGTTGGATTGGCAATGGGAGCCGTCGACGGGCTATCGCCATCGAAGGGGGCATCGTTGTGGATACCCCTCCGGGCCAAGTTACTCTTCACGCTGATGGTCAGCGCTGTCTTTGTGGCGGTTTCTGTGGACTACTTGAAGGCCGAAGGCAACTATCGCATATTGCGGCTAGAGTCGGCACGCATTGGCACAGACCGCATCGTGACACCAGCAGTTCAATTACCTGTGCTTACCCAATTGGGAGCCTTCCTGAAATTTGCTCGCACGGAGGCCACGCCCGGCATGCAGGCCGACCAGTTGGAGCGGATGCGCAAGGTGGCCGAGCGATTCGGCTATCCACCTGTTCTGTTTCGTTATGCGTTGGCGCTGGCTTTGAACGGACAGCCAGTAGAAGCAGCGCACCAAATCCAGATATTGAGGCATATATGGGGCGATGAAATGTATGTGCAATTGAAGGAGCAGGTTGCGGGGCTCGCAGCCACCAAATACCCTGAGTTGAAGCGCCTAAGCTTGCCGTGA
- a CDS encoding 3',5'-cyclic-nucleotide phosphodiesterase, producing the protein MQVRVLGCSGAIAKNCRTTSFLVDSDLLVDAGTGVGDLTLEEMAAIDDVVLTHSHLDHIAALPLMLDAVASRREKPLRVHALRATIEALRAYVFNNVIWPDFASIPSREAPFVSFHDIAIGQQLQLGTRDLKQVEVLPAVHTVPACGFAVRPAQGGPNWVFSGDTERNAPFWDRVNELDVAMLVIETAFSNREQALAERALHLSPATLADELNRIAPGKSYPIYITHTKPAETEEIMSQIDAFATGWEMQGQQARDIRWLQADGVLFI; encoded by the coding sequence ATGCAGGTGCGTGTGTTGGGGTGCTCGGGCGCCATCGCCAAGAACTGCCGCACGACCTCTTTCCTGGTCGACAGCGATCTGCTGGTCGACGCCGGCACCGGCGTCGGCGACCTCACCCTCGAGGAGATGGCGGCCATCGACGACGTGGTGCTCACCCACTCGCACCTCGACCACATTGCGGCCCTGCCCTTGATGCTCGACGCCGTGGCCAGCCGCCGCGAGAAGCCGCTGCGCGTGCATGCGCTGCGCGCCACCATCGAGGCGCTGCGCGCCTATGTCTTCAACAACGTCATCTGGCCCGACTTCGCGAGCATCCCGAGCCGCGAGGCGCCCTTCGTGAGCTTTCACGACATCGCGATCGGCCAGCAATTGCAACTGGGCACGCGCGACCTCAAGCAGGTCGAGGTGCTGCCGGCGGTCCACACGGTGCCGGCCTGCGGCTTTGCCGTTCGCCCGGCGCAGGGGGGGCCGAACTGGGTCTTCAGCGGCGACACCGAACGCAACGCGCCCTTCTGGGACCGCGTGAACGAACTCGACGTCGCCATGCTCGTGATCGAGACGGCCTTCAGCAACCGCGAGCAGGCCCTGGCCGAGCGCGCCCTGCATCTCTCGCCCGCCACCCTGGCGGACGAACTGAACCGAATCGCGCCCGGGAAGAGTTACCCCATCTACATCACCCACACCAAGCCGGCGGAGACGGAAGAGATCATGAGCCAGATCGACGCCTTCGCGACCGGATGGGAAATGCAGGGGCAGCAGGCACGGGACATTCGCTGGCTGCAGGCGGACGGCGTGCTGTTCATCTGA
- a CDS encoding TerC family protein — protein sequence MDYLQTADFWIGLVKIIWINIILSGDNAVVIAMAARALPPHQQRKAVLLGSGAAVVLRIVLTVVAAKLLALPYLQIVGGLLLLWIGVQLLGEEEEDEGEEKRYGSMLAAVRTILLADLIMSLDNVIAVAAAAQGSMVLLVLGLAISIPLVIFGSTLMIKLMERFPIIVMLGAALIGWVAGETIVSDVSLHDSLEDNPWLHYAAAAVGAVFVVLTGRWLRTRSSHAAAA from the coding sequence ATGGACTATTTGCAAACCGCCGACTTCTGGATCGGTCTCGTCAAGATCATCTGGATCAACATCATTCTTTCGGGCGACAACGCGGTCGTGATCGCAATGGCCGCCCGCGCGCTGCCGCCGCATCAACAGCGCAAGGCGGTGTTGCTGGGCTCGGGCGCCGCGGTGGTGCTGCGGATCGTGCTCACCGTGGTGGCCGCCAAGCTGCTGGCCTTGCCGTACCTACAGATCGTCGGCGGCCTGCTGCTGCTGTGGATCGGCGTGCAGCTGCTCGGTGAAGAGGAAGAGGACGAGGGCGAGGAAAAGCGCTACGGCAGCATGCTGGCGGCCGTGCGCACCATCCTGCTGGCCGATCTGATCATGAGCCTGGACAACGTGATCGCCGTGGCCGCGGCGGCGCAGGGCAGCATGGTCCTTCTGGTCCTCGGCCTGGCGATCAGCATTCCGCTCGTGATCTTCGGCAGCACGCTGATGATCAAGCTCATGGAGCGCTTTCCCATCATCGTCATGCTGGGTGCCGCGCTCATCGGGTGGGTCGCGGGCGAGACGATCGTGAGCGACGTGTCGCTGCACGATTCGCTGGAAGACAATCCGTGGCTGCATTACGCTGCGGCCGCGGTGGGTGCGGTTTTCGTCGTGCTCACCGGTCGCTGGCTGCGCACACGCTCGAGCCATGCGGCGGCCGCCTGA
- a CDS encoding sugar transferase, which yields MSQPATPRVEQQQGTLASSTARRQGAQLGWSLAGISTLLLSYLIAVGLHKAALVTYQFPQTVLWCALPYMLAAHWLYRGSGLPAAERSSLLVVTTAIPFLLTPLGFALLQRPYSRGAVMLVYVLSTAWFVLGDWLHRRRHAQRLLYLDAGVPARLQRLIGKELSRNPSIRLEPWPSDASASGPMPAGDGVVLERHVPPSDGRSQLLSSLKLHHVRLYSVEAVAELLSGRKMLPEGEEDDLWQIDGNPAYDVAKRAIDVALVLLFAPLWVPLTALVALAVKIDSPGAALFSQMRVGLHGRQFRIWKLRSMRHEALDASARFAVVDDERITRLGRFIRRARLDELPQLWNVLRGHMSLIGPRPEQERFVREFAQRIPCYPYRHLVRPGLTGWAQVQQGYAGNEEETAIKLSYDLYYVTHYSLAMDLLIYFKTTRIVLTGFGSR from the coding sequence ATGAGCCAGCCAGCGACCCCGCGCGTTGAGCAGCAACAAGGCACCCTCGCGTCGTCGACGGCGCGGCGGCAAGGTGCGCAGCTCGGCTGGTCGCTCGCCGGCATCTCGACGCTGCTGCTGAGCTACCTGATCGCGGTCGGGCTGCACAAGGCCGCTCTGGTCACATACCAGTTCCCGCAGACCGTGCTGTGGTGCGCCCTGCCTTACATGCTGGCCGCGCATTGGCTCTATCGCGGCTCCGGCCTGCCGGCCGCCGAGCGCAGCAGCCTGCTGGTGGTCACCACGGCCATCCCCTTCCTGTTGACGCCGCTCGGCTTCGCGCTGCTGCAGCGGCCTTATTCGCGCGGTGCGGTGATGCTGGTCTATGTGCTGTCCACGGCCTGGTTCGTGCTGGGTGATTGGCTGCATCGGCGGCGTCACGCACAACGGCTGCTCTACCTGGATGCCGGAGTGCCCGCGCGACTGCAGCGTCTGATCGGCAAGGAGCTTTCGCGCAATCCGTCCATTCGCCTGGAACCGTGGCCCAGCGACGCCTCGGCATCCGGGCCGATGCCGGCCGGCGACGGCGTGGTCCTCGAGCGCCATGTGCCGCCCAGCGATGGACGCAGCCAGCTGCTGAGCAGCCTCAAGCTCCATCACGTGCGGCTCTACAGCGTGGAGGCGGTGGCCGAACTCCTGAGCGGCCGGAAGATGCTGCCCGAGGGCGAGGAAGACGACCTGTGGCAGATCGATGGCAACCCGGCCTACGACGTGGCCAAGCGCGCGATCGACGTCGCCCTGGTCCTCCTTTTTGCTCCGCTGTGGGTGCCGTTGACCGCGTTGGTGGCATTGGCCGTGAAGATCGATTCGCCGGGCGCTGCGCTGTTCAGCCAGATGCGCGTCGGCTTGCATGGGCGGCAATTCAGGATCTGGAAGCTTCGCAGCATGCGGCACGAGGCGCTCGACGCCAGTGCTCGTTTTGCCGTGGTCGATGACGAGCGCATCACGCGCCTGGGTCGCTTCATCCGGCGCGCACGCCTGGACGAGTTGCCGCAACTGTGGAACGTGCTGCGCGGCCACATGAGCCTGATCGGCCCGCGCCCGGAACAGGAGCGCTTCGTGCGCGAATTCGCACAGCGGATTCCCTGCTATCCCTATCGCCACCTGGTGCGGCCTGGCCTGACGGGATGGGCGCAAGTGCAACAGGGCTATGCGGGCAACGAGGAAGAGACCGCGATCAAGCTCAGCTATGACCTTTACTACGTCACGCATTACTCGTTGGCGATGGATCTGCTGATCTATTTCAAGACCACCAGGATCGTGCTCACGGGGTTTGGGTCACGCTGA
- a CDS encoding FHA domain-containing protein, whose translation MPKMIVSIDGVVIKEVTLAKDRTTLGRRPYNDIVIDNLAISGEHAVLHMIGGDVYLEDLNSTNGTYVNGRAVKKQALEDNDTIEVGKYKIRYLVGGPASEGAAVGRASIATSSGPMPLSSAPTVSASLGAPGVAVIRVLSGSGAGREVSLQKVVTTIGKPGVAVAAVTRRLHGYVVAPIDGGTALNGEPLGNEAVALQDGDVLELGGTRMQFVAG comes from the coding sequence ATGCCGAAAATGATCGTTTCGATCGACGGCGTCGTCATCAAGGAGGTGACGCTCGCCAAGGACCGCACCACGCTGGGACGGCGGCCTTACAACGACATCGTGATCGACAATCTGGCGATCAGCGGTGAGCACGCCGTGCTGCACATGATCGGCGGCGATGTCTACCTGGAAGATCTCAACAGCACCAACGGCACCTACGTCAATGGACGCGCCGTCAAGAAGCAGGCCCTCGAGGACAACGACACCATCGAGGTCGGCAAGTACAAGATCCGCTACCTGGTCGGCGGCCCAGCCTCCGAAGGCGCTGCCGTGGGCCGCGCCAGCATCGCCACATCCTCCGGCCCGATGCCCCTTTCGTCCGCACCCACGGTCTCTGCGTCGCTCGGCGCGCCCGGCGTCGCGGTCATCCGCGTCCTCTCCGGCAGCGGCGCGGGGCGCGAGGTCAGCCTGCAGAAAGTCGTCACCACGATCGGCAAGCCCGGCGTCGCCGTCGCCGCGGTCACGCGGCGCCTGCACGGTTACGTCGTGGCCCCCATCGATGGCGGCACCGCGCTCAACGGCGAGCCGCTCGGCAACGAAGCCGTGGCCTTGCAGGACGGCGACGTGCTCGAACTCGGCGGCACCCGCATGCAGTTCGTCGCCGGCTGA
- a CDS encoding Stp1/IreP family PP2C-type Ser/Thr phosphatase yields the protein MAITGAPASPGTGALAWDFAALTDPGRVRTNNEDTIAFDASLGLVLLADGMGGYNGGEVASGMAIALLQASFGRWLAHAGPMVHARALRRALQAGTDEANSAILEAGVANVQLQGMGTTLVLAAFGPQRAIVGHIGDSRCYRLRNRKLELLTRDHSLLQEQLDAGAITPEQALQSPHRNLVTRALGIERQVNLEMHEHDVQAGDLFLLCSDGLSEMVSDAQLFTLLLQDIGLSEKATLLVATANENGGRDNISVVLARAARSEAPASS from the coding sequence ATGGCGATCACTGGCGCTCCCGCTTCTCCCGGCACCGGCGCGCTGGCCTGGGACTTCGCCGCACTCACCGATCCGGGCCGGGTGCGCACCAACAACGAAGACACCATCGCCTTCGACGCCTCGCTGGGCCTGGTGCTGCTGGCCGACGGCATGGGCGGCTACAACGGCGGCGAAGTGGCCAGCGGCATGGCGATCGCGCTGCTGCAAGCCAGCTTCGGCCGCTGGCTGGCGCATGCCGGGCCGATGGTCCACGCCCGCGCCTTGCGCCGTGCCCTGCAGGCCGGCACCGACGAAGCCAATTCGGCCATCCTCGAGGCCGGCGTCGCCAATGTGCAGCTCCAGGGCATGGGCACCACGCTCGTGCTGGCCGCCTTCGGTCCGCAGCGTGCCATCGTCGGGCACATCGGCGACTCGCGCTGCTACCGGCTGCGCAATCGGAAGCTGGAGCTGCTCACCCGTGATCACTCGCTGCTGCAGGAGCAGCTCGACGCCGGCGCCATCACCCCCGAACAGGCCCTTCAGTCGCCGCACCGCAACCTGGTGACGCGCGCGCTCGGCATCGAGCGCCAGGTCAATCTCGAAATGCATGAACACGATGTGCAGGCCGGCGACCTTTTCCTGCTATGTTCAGATGGTTTGAGTGAGATGGTGTCCGACGCGCAGCTTTTCACACTTCTGTTACAAGATATCGGGCTGTCGGAGAAAGCAACACTTTTGGTTGCGACGGCAAACGAGAATGGCGGCAGGGACAATATTTCGGTTGTCCTCGCCCGAGCCGCCAGAAGCGAAGCGCCGGCATCCAGTTAG